Proteins co-encoded in one Natrinema sp. CBA1119 genomic window:
- a CDS encoding helix-turn-helix transcriptional regulator yields MVADQNSQIDQGVVDAITALGNAKRLEILLALDTVEQEHQKPWHTMSFTELYDAVDVDSTSQFSYHLDQLVGQFVSETPDGYRLTYSGNKIVRTVVSDVYESTSKFEDSEVSGTCLFCEEASLLATLDAEQFRIRCTSCDAILVTDFFPKSQTRGRTTAEILESVGYRIWSMHIQLRGDVCPECFGRVDTAFDVYEHNGKTHHLYSSTCRECKHIISIPIEVTAAFHPTVLYQFWEHDISLLDVPLWEFFEYITSDVIVTNIVSDDSVTATFEITLNDETIHLKMDDTGTVSIRK; encoded by the coding sequence ATGGTAGCCGATCAGAATAGCCAAATCGATCAGGGCGTCGTTGACGCTATTACCGCGCTCGGAAATGCCAAACGGCTGGAAATATTACTCGCGTTGGATACGGTGGAACAAGAACATCAGAAACCATGGCATACGATGTCCTTTACGGAACTGTACGACGCGGTTGACGTCGATAGCACGTCTCAATTTTCGTATCACCTCGATCAACTCGTCGGACAGTTCGTCAGTGAAACGCCTGATGGATACCGACTTACATATAGTGGGAACAAAATCGTTCGTACGGTCGTCTCCGATGTGTATGAAAGCACTTCCAAATTCGAAGACAGCGAAGTCTCCGGTACCTGTTTGTTCTGTGAAGAGGCGTCACTTCTAGCAACACTTGACGCCGAGCAATTCCGTATTCGCTGCACCTCGTGTGACGCGATCCTCGTAACCGATTTCTTTCCGAAGAGTCAGACGCGTGGCCGGACAACTGCAGAGATTCTCGAAAGCGTTGGCTACCGCATCTGGAGTATGCACATCCAGCTACGAGGGGACGTTTGTCCGGAGTGTTTTGGCCGCGTTGATACGGCTTTTGATGTGTACGAGCACAATGGGAAAACACATCACCTCTATAGTAGTACGTGTCGAGAATGTAAACATATAATAAGCATTCCAATTGAAGTGACGGCTGCGTTTCACCCAACAGTCCTCTACCAGTTTTGGGAGCACGACATTTCGCTACTGGACGTTCCACTGTGGGAGTTTTTCGAGTATATTACATCTGACGTAATTGTGACGAATATCGTCTCCGATGATTCGGTTACAGCTACGTTCGAAATTACGCTGAACGATGAGACGATTCATCTCAAGATGGACGATACAGGAACAGTTTCAATTAGAAAGTGA
- a CDS encoding helix-turn-helix domain-containing protein → MLIVEYWTDTPLLKTAFEYVPEISVYPEEGYIDERAHYIFWASGGDFNAFEEGLDADPTVTNSKTLTELETRKLYRVTSTEQGGDSGRLQVWRDLNLVLLDGEGTLDGWIHRMRFPDREALTQYNRIFQEQGWPFHLQTVYRESEARNDVDALLTDKQKEALVAAYEIGHFDIPQTASQTDVAAEVGISSQALSERLQRGIRTLIEATDISP, encoded by the coding sequence ATGCTTATCGTGGAGTATTGGACAGATACCCCTCTGCTGAAAACCGCTTTCGAATACGTCCCAGAGATAAGTGTGTATCCTGAAGAAGGGTATATTGACGAGAGGGCACACTATATTTTCTGGGCTAGTGGCGGGGATTTCAATGCCTTTGAGGAGGGCCTTGATGCTGACCCGACGGTCACAAATTCGAAAACTCTGACCGAGCTGGAAACGCGTAAGCTGTACCGGGTCACATCTACTGAACAGGGAGGAGACTCAGGGAGACTCCAGGTTTGGCGTGACCTTAACCTTGTGCTGCTTGACGGAGAAGGAACTCTTGACGGTTGGATACATCGGATGCGGTTTCCTGATCGGGAGGCACTTACACAATATAACAGGATTTTTCAGGAGCAGGGATGGCCTTTCCACCTTCAAACGGTTTATCGTGAGTCTGAAGCACGGAATGATGTTGATGCATTGTTAACGGACAAACAGAAAGAGGCCCTTGTCGCTGCTTATGAGATCGGGCATTTCGATATCCCGCAAACTGCGTCGCAAACTGACGTTGCAGCAGAGGTCGGTATCTCTTCTCAGGCACTCTCCGAACGGCTCCAGCGAGGGATACGAACCTTGATTGAGGCCACAGACATCTCCCCATAG
- a CDS encoding ester cyclase, with protein sequence MTTIEEIHGVNGYVEYLEQLLKAFPDLTVAFEEMVAEGDTVVVRYSSVGTHEGVYSGVEPAGKQVTISGLRLIRVEDGKITDVWSRANNLSPLGQLGVVDLSTE encoded by the coding sequence GTGACTACTATAGAGGAGATACACGGCGTTAACGGATACGTAGAATACCTGGAACAGCTCCTTAAGGCATTCCCAGACCTGACCGTCGCCTTCGAAGAGATGGTTGCCGAAGGTGATACGGTGGTCGTCCGGTATTCAAGTGTTGGCACGCACGAAGGTGTATATAGCGGCGTCGAGCCAGCCGGTAAGCAAGTCACCATCTCGGGGCTGAGACTGATTCGGGTCGAGGATGGAAAGATAACAGACGTCTGGAGTCGCGCGAATAATCTGAGCCCCCTCGGCCAGTTAGGGGTCGTCGACCTCTCGACGGAGTAA
- a CDS encoding linear amide C-N hydrolase gives MCTRLVYLGPENIVLTARSMDWHSEIGTNIWVFPRGMERTGNVGPASMEWTAEYGSVIASAYDIATTDGMNEAGLATNVLWLTESDYPEWDGNTPGLAVSLWAQYLLDNFATVAEAVENHRKEDFVVVSDEIPDEGRFATLHLSISDATGDSAILEYVDGELTIHHDQEYQVMTNSPPFDQQLALDEYWSAIGGTVMLPGTNRPADRFARASFYVDAIPQTQNRRTATASVFGAIRNVSVPYGISTPDEPHISSTRWRTVADHRDRRYYFESALSPNVFWLDFDGIDFAPDAGVRSLPLGENQGNVFAGDVATELVETEPFEFLGVSASSS, from the coding sequence ATGTGTACCCGATTAGTATATCTCGGACCAGAGAACATCGTGCTCACCGCTCGGTCGATGGACTGGCACAGCGAGATTGGTACCAACATCTGGGTATTCCCACGCGGAATGGAGCGAACGGGCAACGTCGGCCCGGCCTCGATGGAATGGACTGCTGAGTACGGCAGTGTTATCGCGTCGGCGTACGACATCGCGACGACCGACGGGATGAACGAGGCGGGTCTGGCCACAAACGTCCTGTGGCTCACCGAATCTGATTATCCCGAGTGGGATGGTAACACACCCGGACTGGCGGTCTCGCTGTGGGCACAGTACCTCCTCGACAACTTCGCGACGGTGGCCGAGGCGGTCGAGAACCACCGGAAAGAGGACTTCGTCGTCGTTTCCGACGAAATCCCGGACGAAGGCCGGTTCGCCACCCTACACCTGTCCATCTCGGACGCCACGGGTGACAGCGCCATCCTCGAGTATGTCGACGGTGAATTAACAATCCACCACGATCAGGAATATCAGGTAATGACGAACTCCCCGCCGTTCGACCAGCAACTCGCACTCGACGAGTACTGGTCGGCAATCGGCGGCACCGTCATGTTACCGGGAACGAATCGCCCGGCTGACCGATTCGCCCGCGCAAGTTTTTATGTGGACGCGATCCCGCAAACCCAGAACCGTCGAACCGCAACGGCGAGCGTCTTCGGCGCGATCCGCAACGTTTCCGTGCCCTACGGCATCAGTACACCGGACGAACCACATATCTCCTCGACGCGTTGGCGCACGGTCGCCGATCACCGAGATCGACGCTACTACTTCGAGTCGGCGCTCTCACCGAACGTCTTCTGGTTGGATTTCGATGGAATCGACTTCGCCCCCGATGCCGGAGTTCGATCGCTACCACTCGGTGAGAATCAGGGGAATGTCTTCGCTGGCGATGTCGCTACTGAACTCGTCGAGACTGAACCGTTCGAGTTTCTTGGCGTTTCCGCTTCATCGAGTTGA